Part of the Pseudorasbora parva isolate DD20220531a chromosome 13, ASM2467924v1, whole genome shotgun sequence genome is shown below.
TCTTAAAGGTTAATGGTTCACCCAATCATCTTTGTGAGGAACCCTTTTGTTTTAACTACTTCAATCTCTTCCAGATGACTGAGGATGAGCTTGTCTACACCTTTTCTCTTACCTACACCCCTGAGGCTCTTGCAAGTACTGCGATTACCCGGACTGAGGGTGCAGTTGTTGGTGTTCAGTGCCACTATCAAAGGTAAGTGACCTCTGTGCCTTTCACTGCCTCTCGTGCAACTGGGAGACCATTTATTGGGTCCCTTCATGAACCACAGGCTTCAAAATGTAAGCAGTAATGCCTTGAGGCCAACATGGGTCCCTTATGCCTCAACGGAGATTGGTGAAGAAGCCTTGGTGTTCTCCCTGAAGCTCATGATGGGTTGGTACaggtttttaataaaataattcttTATCCTTGTGATTTGTGCCTAAAATGTTCCCTTTTCTTATCTGTAGATGATTGGTCCAATCAGAGGCCTTCATACCTTTATTTCCTGGGTGGCGTTATTAACATTGAGGCATCTGTGAAGCAGTACAATCATGTGCCTCtgcgtgtgtttgtggacaGCTGTGTGGCCACTCAAGTGCCTGATGTGAACTCCCTTCCGAGATATTCCTTCATTGAGAATCATGGGTAAGGTTATGGCCCTTGGCGCTATAGGACCGTTTTAGTTGCTCTTTTTAAACTGTCACTAATGTCAACCAACTAGAAATTATCTGTGACTCTGAATTGATTCATGGGTTTCTCTTTGTGCTGACCTCATCAGGTGCTTTGTGGATGCCAAGGCTACAGCTTCCAGCTCCCGCTTCATGCCTCGGTCCCAGGCTGACAAGGTCCAGATCCAGCTGGAGGCATTCATGTTCCAGGAGAGCTCCAGTCCTTCTGTATGTACTACGCATATCATGAGTAAATTCAACTTCTCTTCCCATCTGCTTTGGTTTTCTGACTTGTCTGTCATCCCTTGCAGATCTACATAACGTGTGTTGTGAAGGCAACTATTGCTTCTGCACCCAGTGACGCTCAGCACAAATCCTGTTCTTTCACCAATGGGTACGTTGcactttatcttattttaaaggtGACTTTGCTCATGTTGAAGGTGGTGTCTTTGTCCTGTTGCAGGTGGTTTGCTGCTGATGGAAATGACCAAGTTTGTGGTTGCTGTGACTCAACATGTGGTCCTGATGGTGGAATTGCTGCTGCTCCCTATGGAGGTTAGTATATCTTGCTATTTCTAAGGTTgcttatgatgtttttattgcTCTAACTTGTTTCTTCTCTCTAGGTGTTCAGTGGGAAGGCAAGGCCACAATTGGTCCTGTGGTGGTTCAAGGGCAAAAGAAAGTTCCTCAATAAAACTGACATCAATTCTTGCTTG
Proteins encoded:
- the LOC137038028 gene encoding zona pellucida sperm-binding protein 3-like, with the protein product MEVLKGVLVVAVIVAFDLPDAWGSLSYSQSPRSMGPKSDPASRGPALSPPGLWNPLKVAQSPLGSASRGLAQDPFGLQEKQLLQGPVKPLDWKYPVVPEVQSELAVNFQLRQPVTPSSVAVQCGENRVLVEVQQDLFSNGHLIQPTGLSLGGCPVVGQDSQSKVLIFEYELQDCNSVQMMTEDELVYTFSLTYTPEALASTAITRTEGAVVGVQCHYQRLQNVSSNALRPTWVPYASTEIGEEALVFSLKLMMDDWSNQRPSYLYFLGGVINIEASVKQYNHVPLRVFVDSCVATQVPDVNSLPRYSFIENHGCFVDAKATASSSRFMPRSQADKVQIQLEAFMFQESSSPSIYITCVVKATIASAPSDAQHKSCSFTNGWFAADGNDQVCGCCDSTCGPDGGIAAAPYGGVQWEGKATIGPVVVQGQKKVPQ